From Lutra lutra chromosome 14, mLutLut1.2, whole genome shotgun sequence, a single genomic window includes:
- the SYNPO2L gene encoding synaptopodin 2-like protein isoform X1, translating to MGAEEKVLVTLSGGAPWGFRLQGGAEQRKPLQVSKIRRRSQAGRAGLRERDQLLAINGVSCTSLSHASAMSLIDASGSQLVLTVQRVEDEGPVRSPSPGELRVLSPLSPLSPEPPGAPVPQPLQPGSLLSPPDSEAYYGETDSDADGPAAQEKPRRPRRRGPTRPSPPGALPDEVYLSDSPAEPAPAATSPPSQGDSRVSSPSWEGGTALQLPPAEALLLPHGPLRPGPDLIPMVGPVPHPVAEDLTTTYTQKAKQAKLQRAESLQEKSVKEAKTKCRTIASLLTAAPNPHSKGVLMFKKRRQRAKKYTLVSFGAAAGTGAEEEDGVPPTSESELDEEAFSDARSLTNQCDWDSPYLDMELARPGSAAAEAQGGQLSEASGRGAQLFEQQRQRTASSTQERAQDGPAAMPNGQGLQSPPRAQSAPPEAAMLPSSSSPAPVASPRPFFPGGGAPTPAPNIFNRSAKPFTPGLQGQRPGTTSVIFRPLAPKRVSESLGGLSSAPPPFQSPPQGPTPLPSHVPASGSPSTPRSSGPVTATSSLYIPAPNRPVTPGGTPEPPAPPSAAAMTSTASIFLSAPLRPSACPEAPAPGPGAPEPPSAREQRISVPAARTGILQEARRRGTRKQMFRPGKEETKNSPNPELLSLVQNLDEKPRAGGAESGPEEDALSLGAEACNFMQPPGGRSYKTPSHVTSKTPPPMAPKTPPPMAPKTPPPVAPKPSSRGFLDGLVNGAAPLAAIPEPTRLQGRGGELFAKRQSRADRYVVEATPSPGLGLGLGPRPRSPSPTPSLPPSWKYSPNIRAPPPIAYNPLLSPFFPQAARTLPNKAQSQGPRATPKQGIKALDFMRHQPYQLKTAMFCFDEVPQTPGPSSLGPPKTARVQEIRRFSTPAPQPTAEPLAPTVLAPRAATTLDEPIWRAELASTPVLSPAPPPESPRGLGTSPSSCGFQVARPRFSATRTGLQAHVWRPGASHH from the exons ATGGGTGCTGAGGAGAAGGTGCTGGTCACATTGTCAGGGGGAGCCCCCTGGGGTTTCCGACTTCAGGGGGGGGCCGAGCAGAGGAAACCTTTACAGGTGTCCAAG ATCCGAAGACGGAGCCAGGCTGGCAGAGCAGGACTCCGAGAGAGGGACCAGCTTTTAGCCATCAATGGGGTCTCCTGCACCAGCCTCTCTCATGCCAGTGCCATGAGCCTCATTGATGCCTCAGGGAGTCAACTGGTCCTCACGGTGCAGAG GGTAGAGGATGAGGGGCCTGTGCGGTCTCCATCCCCTGGTGAGCTTCGGGTGTTGTCACCCTTATCTCCACTGAGTCCTGAGCCCCCTGGCGCTCCAGTCCCCCAGCCTCTTCAGCCTGGGAGCCTCCTCTCACCCCCTGACAGTGAAGCTTACTACGGAGAGACAGACAGTGATGCCGATGGCCCTGCCGCCCAGGAGAAGCCCCGCCGACCCCGCCGCAGAGGCCCCACGAGGCCCTCCCCTCCGGGAGCCCTACCTGATGAGGTCTACCTATCCGACAGCCCTGCAGAGCCAGCACCTGCAGCCACTAGTCCTCCCAGTCAGGGTGACAGCCGCGTGAGCTCCCCATCTTGGGAGGGTGGGACAGCCCTTCAGCTACCCCCAGCCGAGGCCCTGCTGTTGCCCCACGGCCCCCTCCGGCCTGGCCCTGATCTCATCCCTATGGTGGGGCCTGTTCCCCATCCGGTGGCAGAAGACCTCACTACTACCTACACCCAGAAGGCCAAGCAAGCCA AACTGCAACGGGCAGAGAGTCTCCAAGAGAAGAGTGTGAAGGAGGCCAAGACCAAATGCCGGACGATTGCATCCCTACTAACTGCAGCCCCTAATCCCCACTCCAAGGGGGTGCTTATGTTTAAGAAACGACGGCAGAGAGCCAAGAAGTACACCCTAGTGAGCTTTGGGGCTGCGGCTGGGACAGGTGCTGAGGAAGAAGACGGGGTCCCTCCAACGAGCGAGTCGGAGCTGGACGAGGAGGCCTTCTCTGACGCCCGCAGCCTCACCAACCAGTGCGACTGGGACAGCCCCTATCTGGATATGGAGCTGGCCAGGCCAGGCTCAGCTGCAGCAGAGGCCCAGGGCGGACAGCTGAGTGAGGCCTCGGGCAGAGGGGCCCAGCTCTTTGAACAGCAGCGCCAGCGCACAGCCTCCAGCACCCAGGAGCGGGCCCAGGATGGTCCAGCAGCCATGCCCAACGGGCAGGGACTGCAGTCACCACCTCGGGCCCAGAGTGCTCCTCCGGAGGCAGCTATGCTCCCATCCAGCTCTTCACCAGCCCCTGTAGCCAGCCCCAGACCCTTCTTCCCAGGCGGTGGAGCCCCAACCCCAGCTCCAAACATCTTTAACCGATCAGCCAAACCCTTTACCCCAGGCCTACAAGGGCAGCGGCCAGGTACCACTTCGGTTATTTTCCGGCCCTTAGCTCCCAAGAGGGTGAGCGAAAGCCTGGGAGGCCTCAGCTCCGCCCCACCGCCCTTCCAGTCCCCTCCACAGGGACCCACCCCTCTGCCCAGCCACGTGCCAGCCTCCGGTTCCCCCAGCACTCCACGCTCCTCAGGCCCCGTGACAGCCACCAGTTCCCTGTACATCCCAGCCCCCAATCGTCCTGTAACGCCAGGAGGAACCCCAGAGCCTCCCGCTCCTCCTAGCGCCGCTGCCATGACCTCCACCGCTTCTATCTTCCTATCGGCCCCTCTACGACCCTCTGCGTGCCCAGAGGCTCCCGCCCCAGGCCCCGGGGCACCTGAGCCCCCCAGCGCTCGGGAGCAGCGCATCTCCGTGCCAGCTGCCCGCACTGGCATCCTCCAGGAGGCCCGGCGACGGGGAACCCGGAAGCAGATGTTTCGTCCGGGAAAGGAGGAGACGAAGAACTCGCCCAACCCCGAGCTGCTATCGTTGGTGCAGAACCTGGATGAAAAACCCCGCGCGGGCGGAGCGGAATCCGGTCCAGAGGAGGATGCTCTGAGCCTCGGGGCTGAAGCCTGCAACTTCATGCAGCCACCAGGGGGCAGGAGTTACAAGACTCCGTCTCACGTGACATCTAAAACCCCGCCTCCAATGGCACCCAAGACTCCGCCCCCGATGGCTCCCAAGACTCCACCTCCAGTGGCTCCTAAACCCTCGTCTCGAGGGTTCCTTGATGGTCTAGTGAATGGGGCAGCGCCTTTGGCTGCAATCCCTGAGCCCACAAGGcttcagggcaggggtggggagctgtTTGCCAAGCGGCAAAGCCGAGCAGACAGGTATGTGGTGGAAGCTACACCTAGtcctggccttggccttggccttggccctCGTCCCAGAAGCCCTTCCCCTACACCCTCATTGCCCCCTTCCTGGAAATATTCACCCAACATCCGTGCCCCACCTCCTATTGCTTACAACCCACTGCTCTCACCCTTCTTTCCCCAGGCTGCCCGAACTCTCCCTAATAAGGCCcagtcccagggtcctcgggCGACCCCCAAGCAGGGTATCAAGGCTCTGGATTTCATGCGGCACCAGCCCTACCAACTTAAAACTGCCATGTTCTGTTTCGATGAGGTTCCCCAGACTCCTGGCCCCAGCTCCTTAGGGCCCCCCAAAACTGCCCGAGTGCAGGAGATACGCCGATTTTCCACTCCAGCACCCCAGCCTACTGCAGAACCCCTGGCCCCCACTGTACTAGCCCCCCGAGCAGCCACTACATTGGATGAGCCCATCTGGAGAGCAGAGCTGGCCTCAACCCCTGTCCTTagcccagcccctcctccagAGTCTCCCAGGGGTCTTGGGACTTCCCCCAGCTCCTGTGGCTTCCAGGTAGCCAGGCCCCGGTTCTCAGCCACCAGAACTGGATTGCAGGCTCATGTTTGGAGGCCAGGGGCAAGCCACCACTGA
- the SYNPO2L gene encoding synaptopodin 2-like protein isoform X2 — translation METFEPISQEPFSQASCNKAPDPASELQDPFYAELQRAESLQEKSVKEAKTKCRTIASLLTAAPNPHSKGVLMFKKRRQRAKKYTLVSFGAAAGTGAEEEDGVPPTSESELDEEAFSDARSLTNQCDWDSPYLDMELARPGSAAAEAQGGQLSEASGRGAQLFEQQRQRTASSTQERAQDGPAAMPNGQGLQSPPRAQSAPPEAAMLPSSSSPAPVASPRPFFPGGGAPTPAPNIFNRSAKPFTPGLQGQRPGTTSVIFRPLAPKRVSESLGGLSSAPPPFQSPPQGPTPLPSHVPASGSPSTPRSSGPVTATSSLYIPAPNRPVTPGGTPEPPAPPSAAAMTSTASIFLSAPLRPSACPEAPAPGPGAPEPPSAREQRISVPAARTGILQEARRRGTRKQMFRPGKEETKNSPNPELLSLVQNLDEKPRAGGAESGPEEDALSLGAEACNFMQPPGGRSYKTPSHVTSKTPPPMAPKTPPPMAPKTPPPVAPKPSSRGFLDGLVNGAAPLAAIPEPTRLQGRGGELFAKRQSRADRYVVEATPSPGLGLGLGPRPRSPSPTPSLPPSWKYSPNIRAPPPIAYNPLLSPFFPQAARTLPNKAQSQGPRATPKQGIKALDFMRHQPYQLKTAMFCFDEVPQTPGPSSLGPPKTARVQEIRRFSTPAPQPTAEPLAPTVLAPRAATTLDEPIWRAELASTPVLSPAPPPESPRGLGTSPSSCGFQVARPRFSATRTGLQAHVWRPGASHH, via the exons ATGGAAACCTTTGAGCCCATCAGCCAAGAGCCCTTCAGCCAAGCCAGCTGCAACAAAGCCCCAGATCCAGCTTCTGAGCTCCAAGACCCATTCTATGCAG AACTGCAACGGGCAGAGAGTCTCCAAGAGAAGAGTGTGAAGGAGGCCAAGACCAAATGCCGGACGATTGCATCCCTACTAACTGCAGCCCCTAATCCCCACTCCAAGGGGGTGCTTATGTTTAAGAAACGACGGCAGAGAGCCAAGAAGTACACCCTAGTGAGCTTTGGGGCTGCGGCTGGGACAGGTGCTGAGGAAGAAGACGGGGTCCCTCCAACGAGCGAGTCGGAGCTGGACGAGGAGGCCTTCTCTGACGCCCGCAGCCTCACCAACCAGTGCGACTGGGACAGCCCCTATCTGGATATGGAGCTGGCCAGGCCAGGCTCAGCTGCAGCAGAGGCCCAGGGCGGACAGCTGAGTGAGGCCTCGGGCAGAGGGGCCCAGCTCTTTGAACAGCAGCGCCAGCGCACAGCCTCCAGCACCCAGGAGCGGGCCCAGGATGGTCCAGCAGCCATGCCCAACGGGCAGGGACTGCAGTCACCACCTCGGGCCCAGAGTGCTCCTCCGGAGGCAGCTATGCTCCCATCCAGCTCTTCACCAGCCCCTGTAGCCAGCCCCAGACCCTTCTTCCCAGGCGGTGGAGCCCCAACCCCAGCTCCAAACATCTTTAACCGATCAGCCAAACCCTTTACCCCAGGCCTACAAGGGCAGCGGCCAGGTACCACTTCGGTTATTTTCCGGCCCTTAGCTCCCAAGAGGGTGAGCGAAAGCCTGGGAGGCCTCAGCTCCGCCCCACCGCCCTTCCAGTCCCCTCCACAGGGACCCACCCCTCTGCCCAGCCACGTGCCAGCCTCCGGTTCCCCCAGCACTCCACGCTCCTCAGGCCCCGTGACAGCCACCAGTTCCCTGTACATCCCAGCCCCCAATCGTCCTGTAACGCCAGGAGGAACCCCAGAGCCTCCCGCTCCTCCTAGCGCCGCTGCCATGACCTCCACCGCTTCTATCTTCCTATCGGCCCCTCTACGACCCTCTGCGTGCCCAGAGGCTCCCGCCCCAGGCCCCGGGGCACCTGAGCCCCCCAGCGCTCGGGAGCAGCGCATCTCCGTGCCAGCTGCCCGCACTGGCATCCTCCAGGAGGCCCGGCGACGGGGAACCCGGAAGCAGATGTTTCGTCCGGGAAAGGAGGAGACGAAGAACTCGCCCAACCCCGAGCTGCTATCGTTGGTGCAGAACCTGGATGAAAAACCCCGCGCGGGCGGAGCGGAATCCGGTCCAGAGGAGGATGCTCTGAGCCTCGGGGCTGAAGCCTGCAACTTCATGCAGCCACCAGGGGGCAGGAGTTACAAGACTCCGTCTCACGTGACATCTAAAACCCCGCCTCCAATGGCACCCAAGACTCCGCCCCCGATGGCTCCCAAGACTCCACCTCCAGTGGCTCCTAAACCCTCGTCTCGAGGGTTCCTTGATGGTCTAGTGAATGGGGCAGCGCCTTTGGCTGCAATCCCTGAGCCCACAAGGcttcagggcaggggtggggagctgtTTGCCAAGCGGCAAAGCCGAGCAGACAGGTATGTGGTGGAAGCTACACCTAGtcctggccttggccttggccttggccctCGTCCCAGAAGCCCTTCCCCTACACCCTCATTGCCCCCTTCCTGGAAATATTCACCCAACATCCGTGCCCCACCTCCTATTGCTTACAACCCACTGCTCTCACCCTTCTTTCCCCAGGCTGCCCGAACTCTCCCTAATAAGGCCcagtcccagggtcctcgggCGACCCCCAAGCAGGGTATCAAGGCTCTGGATTTCATGCGGCACCAGCCCTACCAACTTAAAACTGCCATGTTCTGTTTCGATGAGGTTCCCCAGACTCCTGGCCCCAGCTCCTTAGGGCCCCCCAAAACTGCCCGAGTGCAGGAGATACGCCGATTTTCCACTCCAGCACCCCAGCCTACTGCAGAACCCCTGGCCCCCACTGTACTAGCCCCCCGAGCAGCCACTACATTGGATGAGCCCATCTGGAGAGCAGAGCTGGCCTCAACCCCTGTCCTTagcccagcccctcctccagAGTCTCCCAGGGGTCTTGGGACTTCCCCCAGCTCCTGTGGCTTCCAGGTAGCCAGGCCCCGGTTCTCAGCCACCAGAACTGGATTGCAGGCTCATGTTTGGAGGCCAGGGGCAAGCCACCACTGA